In the genome of Pseudomonas sp. LBUM920, one region contains:
- the nusG gene encoding transcription termination/antitermination protein NusG, translated as MAKRWYVVHAYSGYEKHVMRSLLERVKLAGMEDGFGEILVPTEEVVEMRNGQKRKSERKFFPGYVLVQMDMNEGTWHLVKDTPRVMGFIGGTADKPAPITDKEAEAILRRVADGSDKPKPKTLFEPGEVVRVTDGPFADFNGTVEEVNYEKSRIQVAVLIFGRSTPVELEFSQVEKV; from the coding sequence GTGGCTAAGCGTTGGTACGTTGTGCATGCTTACTCGGGTTACGAGAAGCATGTCATGCGCTCTTTGCTAGAGCGCGTAAAGCTGGCAGGCATGGAAGATGGCTTCGGCGAAATTCTGGTTCCCACTGAAGAAGTGGTTGAAATGCGGAATGGCCAAAAGCGTAAAAGCGAACGCAAGTTCTTCCCTGGCTACGTGCTGGTTCAGATGGACATGAATGAAGGTACTTGGCACTTGGTCAAGGACACTCCTCGTGTCATGGGTTTCATCGGCGGTACTGCTGATAAGCCTGCTCCGATCACTGACAAAGAGGCAGAAGCGATTCTGCGTCGTGTTGCTGACGGTAGCGACAAGCCTAAGCCGAAGACGTTGTTCGAGCCGGGTGAGGTTGTTCGTGTCACAGATGGTCCGTTTGCTGATTTCAACGGCACTGTCGAAGAAGTTAACTACGAAAAGAGCCGGATCCAAGTGGCGGTGCTCATTTTCGGTCGCTCTACTCCGGTAGAGCTGGAGTTCAGCCAGGTCGAAAAGGTCTAG
- the secE gene encoding preprotein translocase subunit SecE has product MTPKAEAQSSRFDLVKWLAVVALVVVGVVGNQYYSASPILYRVLALLALAAVAAFVGLQTAKGKSFAVLVKEARTEIRKVVWPTRQETTQTTLIVVAVVLVMALLLWGLDSLLGWLVSLIVG; this is encoded by the coding sequence ATGACTCCTAAGGCTGAAGCTCAAAGCTCTCGTTTCGATCTGGTCAAGTGGCTTGCTGTAGTCGCATTGGTGGTCGTAGGCGTTGTTGGCAATCAGTACTATTCTGCTTCGCCGATCCTGTACCGCGTACTCGCTTTGCTTGCCCTTGCTGCTGTAGCTGCCTTTGTAGGCCTGCAGACTGCCAAAGGCAAGTCTTTCGCAGTCCTGGTAAAGGAAGCTCGCACAGAAATCCGTAAAGTCGTTTGGCCGACTCGCCAAGAAACCACGCAGACCACGTTGATTGTTGTGGCTGTTGTTCTGGTTATGGCGTTGCTGTTGTGGGGGCTTGATTCCCTGCTCGGCTGGCTTGTTTCCTTGATTGTTGGCTAA
- the rplA gene encoding 50S ribosomal protein L1: protein MAKLTKRQKAIAGKIEAGKAYNFVDAAALLTELSTVKFSESVDVAVNLGVDPRKSDQVVRSATVLPHGTGKTVRVAVFTQGPAAEAALAAGADRVGMDDLAAEMKGGDLNYDVVIASPDAMRVVGQLGQILGPRGLMPNPKVGTVTPDVATAVKNAKAGQVRYRTDKNGIIHTSVGKVGFDAVKLKENVEALIADLKRIKPASSKGIYVKRVTLSTTMGPGLVIDQGSLDV from the coding sequence ATGGCTAAGCTGACCAAGCGCCAAAAGGCTATCGCCGGCAAAATCGAAGCAGGTAAGGCCTACAACTTTGTAGACGCTGCTGCCCTGCTGACCGAGCTGTCGACTGTCAAGTTCAGCGAGTCCGTTGACGTTGCTGTAAACCTGGGTGTTGACCCACGTAAATCCGACCAGGTCGTTCGTAGCGCTACTGTGCTGCCACACGGTACTGGCAAGACTGTACGTGTTGCTGTCTTCACCCAAGGCCCGGCAGCTGAAGCTGCTCTGGCCGCCGGCGCCGACCGCGTTGGCATGGACGACCTGGCTGCCGAAATGAAAGGCGGCGACCTGAACTACGACGTAGTTATTGCCTCCCCGGATGCAATGCGCGTTGTAGGTCAGTTGGGTCAGATCCTCGGTCCACGTGGTCTGATGCCTAACCCTAAAGTCGGCACCGTAACGCCAGACGTAGCTACCGCGGTTAAAAACGCCAAGGCTGGTCAGGTTCGTTATCGCACCGACAAAAACGGCATCATTCACACCTCCGTTGGCAAAGTCGGCTTTGATGCCGTCAAGCTGAAGGAAAACGTTGAAGCCCTGATCGCTGATCTGAAGCGTATCAAGCCAGCTTCCTCGAAAGGTATCTACGTTAAGCGCGTTACCCTGAGCACCACTATGGGCCCAGGTCTGGTCATCGACCAAGGCTCGCTGGACGTATAA
- the rplJ gene encoding 50S ribosomal protein L10, whose translation MAINLEDKKAIVAEVNEAAKAALSAVVADARGVTVGAMTGLRKEAREAGVYVRVVRNTLLKRAVADTEYSVLNDVFTGPTLIAFSKEHPGAAARLFKEFAKSQDKFEIKAAAFEGKFLAANQIDVLATLPTRNEAISQLMSVIQGATSKLARTLAAVREQKEAAAA comes from the coding sequence GTGGCAATTAATCTCGAAGACAAGAAGGCCATCGTCGCTGAAGTCAACGAGGCTGCCAAAGCTGCTCTGTCCGCTGTCGTGGCTGATGCCCGTGGTGTGACAGTAGGCGCTATGACCGGACTCCGTAAAGAGGCTCGTGAAGCTGGCGTATACGTACGTGTTGTACGTAACACCCTGCTCAAGCGCGCTGTTGCTGACACTGAATACAGTGTCCTCAACGACGTGTTCACCGGCCCGACTCTGATCGCGTTCTCCAAAGAACATCCAGGCGCTGCTGCCCGTTTGTTCAAGGAATTCGCCAAGAGTCAGGATAAGTTCGAGATCAAGGCAGCTGCGTTCGAGGGCAAGTTCCTCGCAGCTAACCAAATCGACGTACTGGCAACACTGCCGACCCGTAACGAAGCTATTTCGCAGCTGATGAGCGTGATTCAAGGCGCTACCAGCAAGCTGGCTCGTACTCTGGCTGCAGTTCGCGAGCAAAAAGAAGCTGCCGCAGCCTAA
- the rplK gene encoding 50S ribosomal protein L11, whose protein sequence is MAKKITAYIKLQVKAAQANPSPPVGPALGQHGVNIMEFCKAFNARTQGLEPGLPTPVIITVYSDRSFTFETKSTPASVLLKKAAGLTSGSARPNTVKVGTVTRAQLEEIAKTKNADLTAADMDAAVRTIAGSARSMGLNVEGV, encoded by the coding sequence ATGGCCAAGAAGATTACCGCTTACATCAAGCTGCAAGTGAAGGCCGCTCAGGCCAACCCAAGTCCACCTGTCGGCCCGGCTCTGGGTCAGCACGGCGTGAACATCATGGAATTCTGCAAGGCCTTCAACGCCCGTACTCAGGGTCTTGAGCCAGGTCTGCCGACTCCAGTGATCATCACTGTATACAGCGACCGTAGCTTCACTTTCGAAACCAAGTCGACTCCGGCTTCGGTTTTGCTGAAGAAGGCTGCAGGTCTGACTAGCGGTTCCGCTCGTCCTAACACCGTTAAGGTTGGCACCGTAACTCGTGCTCAGCTGGAAGAAATCGCGAAAACCAAAAACGCGGATCTGACTGCAGCTGATATGGATGCAGCCGTGCGTACCATCGCCGGTTCTGCTCGTAGCATGGGCCTTAACGTGGAGGGTGTGTAA
- the rplL gene encoding 50S ribosomal protein L7/L12, which translates to MSISQEDILNAVAEMSVLQVVELIKAFEEKFGVSAAAASAGPAVAAVAAEEQTEFNVMLLEAGEKKVNVIKAVRELTGLGLKEAKAVVDGAPAQVLEAVSKDAADKAKAVLEEAGAKVELK; encoded by the coding sequence ATGTCTATCTCCCAAGAAGATATCCTCAACGCCGTAGCTGAAATGTCGGTTCTGCAGGTTGTTGAGCTGATCAAAGCTTTCGAAGAAAAATTCGGCGTTTCCGCTGCTGCTGCTTCCGCTGGCCCAGCTGTTGCTGCTGTTGCTGCTGAAGAGCAAACCGAATTCAACGTCATGCTGCTGGAAGCTGGCGAGAAGAAAGTAAACGTGATCAAGGCAGTTCGTGAACTGACCGGTCTGGGCCTGAAAGAAGCCAAGGCTGTAGTTGACGGCGCTCCTGCCCAGGTTCTGGAAGCAGTGTCCAAAGACGCAGCTGACAAAGCCAAAGCAGTGCTGGAAGAAGCAGGCGCTAAAGTCGAGCTGAAGTAA